A single window of Onychostoma macrolepis isolate SWU-2019 chromosome 16, ASM1243209v1, whole genome shotgun sequence DNA harbors:
- the si:dkeyp-97a10.2 gene encoding uncharacterized protein si:dkeyp-97a10.2 isoform X1: protein MRGDMEPRLQRLVRTVLLLHICWLWRGQCLTVRFTNQQALYVIKGQDLILQAQIELLDSEHVVNVTWDHVAKTSGTSSTLAEFPHKVSDGRVTLEQQGATLKIRDYQAADAGVYTVTVTDQSGQRQSAQRTVQEYLAVHHVSVMVNVSHSVLHCMEAWGTEPTFTWLQEKVVVTEKVGRVSADGTSLYVSGAFCGHFTCIVSNKLGHSSATYTAEACESPNRSTTAVVVFLLLILTLVAACLAFILWRKHGRRFNRRERLRETYEEPL, encoded by the exons ATGAGAG GTGACATGGAGCCACGACTACAGCGATTGGTCAGGACTGTCCTGCTTCTGCACATCTGCT GGCTCTGGAGAGGCCAGTGTTTGACCGTCCGCTTCACAAACCAGCAGGCGCTGTATGTAATCAAAGGCCAGGATCTGATCCTACAAGCACAAATCGAGCTGCTGGATAGTGAACATGTTGTTAATGTGACATGGGACCACGTTGCAAAGACTTCTGGGACGAGTTCAACGTTGGCTGAGTTTCCTCATAAAGTCTCAGATGGGAGAGTAACACTGGAACAACAGGGAGCCACACTGAAGATCAGAGATTATCAAGCAGCAGACGCCGGCGTCTACACGGTCACAGTTACAGACCAGTCAGGACAGAGACAATCCGCACAGCGAACCGTTCAAGAGTATC tggcGGTGCATCACGTGTCGGTGATGGTGAATGTGTCTCACTCGGTTCTTCACTGTATGGAGGCGTGGGGAACTGAACCCACCTTCACTTGGCTGCAGGAGAAAGTGGTCGTGACGGAGAAAGTGGGTCGTGTTTCGGCAGATGGGACGTCTCTGTATGTCTCCGGCGCCTTCTGCGGACACTTCACCTGCATAGTGAGCAACAAACTGGGACACAGTTCAGCCACATACACCGCAG aggcGTGTGAAAGCCCAAACAGGAGCACGACTGCTGTCGTTGTGTTTCTGCTGCTGATACTGACGCTCGTAGCTGCATGTCTGGCCTTTATACTGTGGAG
- the si:dkeyp-97a10.2 gene encoding uncharacterized protein si:dkeyp-97a10.2 isoform X2 — MEPRLQRLVRTVLLLHICWLWRGQCLTVRFTNQQALYVIKGQDLILQAQIELLDSEHVVNVTWDHVAKTSGTSSTLAEFPHKVSDGRVTLEQQGATLKIRDYQAADAGVYTVTVTDQSGQRQSAQRTVQEYLAVHHVSVMVNVSHSVLHCMEAWGTEPTFTWLQEKVVVTEKVGRVSADGTSLYVSGAFCGHFTCIVSNKLGHSSATYTAEACESPNRSTTAVVVFLLLILTLVAACLAFILWRKHGRRFNRRERLRETYEEPL, encoded by the exons ATGGAGCCACGACTACAGCGATTGGTCAGGACTGTCCTGCTTCTGCACATCTGCT GGCTCTGGAGAGGCCAGTGTTTGACCGTCCGCTTCACAAACCAGCAGGCGCTGTATGTAATCAAAGGCCAGGATCTGATCCTACAAGCACAAATCGAGCTGCTGGATAGTGAACATGTTGTTAATGTGACATGGGACCACGTTGCAAAGACTTCTGGGACGAGTTCAACGTTGGCTGAGTTTCCTCATAAAGTCTCAGATGGGAGAGTAACACTGGAACAACAGGGAGCCACACTGAAGATCAGAGATTATCAAGCAGCAGACGCCGGCGTCTACACGGTCACAGTTACAGACCAGTCAGGACAGAGACAATCCGCACAGCGAACCGTTCAAGAGTATC tggcGGTGCATCACGTGTCGGTGATGGTGAATGTGTCTCACTCGGTTCTTCACTGTATGGAGGCGTGGGGAACTGAACCCACCTTCACTTGGCTGCAGGAGAAAGTGGTCGTGACGGAGAAAGTGGGTCGTGTTTCGGCAGATGGGACGTCTCTGTATGTCTCCGGCGCCTTCTGCGGACACTTCACCTGCATAGTGAGCAACAAACTGGGACACAGTTCAGCCACATACACCGCAG aggcGTGTGAAAGCCCAAACAGGAGCACGACTGCTGTCGTTGTGTTTCTGCTGCTGATACTGACGCTCGTAGCTGCATGTCTGGCCTTTATACTGTGGAG